A window of Theileria parva strain Muguga chromosome 4 map unlocalized ctg_529, whole genome shotgun sequence genomic DNA:
GCATTTAAAAACGTGGAACATTGACCGCTTATCTTTATCGCCAAAGTCTCAGTCAACTTCTTACCATTACGCGCCAAATTACCCTGCCATACCAGGTTCTACACAATCAGTtattcaataatattataaattatgttaataaatgataatattagatataaaataatataaatagtgtttaCATACGGTTTTGCTGAAGATTGTTTCGGGAGTTGCGGTTTTTGGCGGTTCCGGTTTTGGAGGTGGAAAAACTAGCTCACGTTGAGGTGGAACTACGGGTGGTTGAGGTGGGAAAGGCGCTGTAGTAGGGAAAGCTGGTTGTAAAGGCTTGACAGGTTTACTTTGTTGAGTTGGCGGTGGCTCAGCAGGCGGAGATCTGGGCTTAGAGAAGATATGAGGAGCGTGGAGCTTCAACTGCTCACATAACCTTATCTTAGTCTTTGGCTGAGAAAATCccatttaaataaattaaaacaacataaaatataaaatttaaaaatctcATCACCACAGTTACATAACACAGTAAATAAGATTCtactgtataatattaaattttgatgttaaaatttttaccaattttGAGGATTAAATTGGTGATTTAGAAAACTTAATAATTGATAGTTCCTCGCCAAGAACCTTCCTTGTCTCTAGAATCTGAAGAATTATTTGTGATTCCAAAGTTACTCTACAGTTGAAATTTTTTTCCTcgattaattttagaatttcatttattttatttctcTTTTCCAACAACTgatcaaataatttacttttttTCTTACCAAATACACATATCCTCCAGCAgatatatacccctaaacaatattattacgaagtatataatattatgttatACTACATACCGATACGGAGTTAATAAACTTGACAATGGTTTCTGAGCCGTTAATTCCGCCATTCCAGGCCCTGTCAATCATGTCAATGCTACCCTCCAAATCTCCAACAACATAAGGCTACAAATGGGTTAATTAACTAActatgtatagtataagCTTATTTGTTACTGGATTGAAGAGGATAATGTCAAATTTGAAGTTTGTGAGGTTGTTGAAGAGGTCCATACAAATACACTCCGagtaattatttactttatttgACATAATCATTTGAGATGTACTCAAACAAGCCAGAGGATTTATATCAGTTGATATACACATGGGAATAATATGCCCTGGCTTATTTACATCTGTTAGAAATAGGTTTAGGATATAAGTTGAAATATAACCACTTCCACAACTGAAAACAGAATGTTTTAATACGAAAGTTACCCTAATTCTAGTATTAAAACTGGATTGAGTGTTGAAATATTGTGAAAATCCTTGTGTAAAGTGTCAACAAAGAAGAAAGTGTCTTCACTTGGTATGTACACACTCTTCTTATATTCTTCAGTATATACAACAGAATAATCTACGCTATAGAAAtgttattatagtatacttAGAATAGTATTTGTATGTATTACATGTTATTCATGGATTAATtatcttttaattttgtcgGCGCTTGTTTCAGCAAAGTTCTATCAATTTCATCCttctaataattattatttgagtatatatttggtaaataattcAATAGATGGTTACAATCATGGAATGGTGTAGCCAGGTGAATCGGTCAGAGATGATTTCGTCCATATTCAGCTTCTTCAGCCTCAACGTCCAATATAATTCCTAATCCacaattaattaacattattaattaataatataaattatgtgaATTCGATTCTACTTTGGAGTATTCGTAGAGAAATGGAAATGCAAGGATTCCAACACATAAAGGGCCCAAATACCTTCTCCTACTCTTTGCCAACgtatttaacattatataacacagtaaattaaaattaatgtaaataaactaaataatgtaaataaattggaAAATGGAATGTCCACACAAATAGCGTAGATGTAAAATTTGAGGagattaatttaaatctatTAATTCTATAGAAGGCTTCTTCTGAATACTTTCCGTGTCTGTAGTACGATTAACAGACATAGAATTTGCAGGTGTCGACTCTGGGTGGTTCAGTACTGTTGAGGAGGACTGAGTTCTTGACACTGATACGTACGGCGGTATTGGTATTTTAGCCTGAGAATCCACTCTTCTAGACACTGAACCACCTGCAGTACCATTCTCCAACACTGTACCATTACCAAATACACCGCTATTGGAGGTATCAAAAACGGTACTGGTATGCAGTAGCGGAGTTGTGGTATCGGAAAGGTTTGGAGAGGCTGGGAAATCTGATTCGAAATGCGCTTCATTGAATCTTCGGTATCGGTTCTGACCTGTGGCTGGTCCATGTCTACCAGCCATGTTCAACACTCTCATAAAATAATGCACAGGGTTAAACTTGACAACTCCttttatgtatagtattgtTAGTATTACTACGAGGAGATGTATGATTCCCACGGCCATGCAGGCCTTAGAGGCCGTTGGAACACGCTCAGGCTCTAACTCTACGTTAAGTTTCCCAAACTTCAAATGCACAAACAACGCCTGAAATAACACAAAATTAAACCCACTACTCAAACAAAATATATATCCAAGCTTCTtccacatttttacactatcaACTATTAAGCGGTTTTACGGTATAAAAATTGCTAAGTGTGTGTTAGATGAAATCCTTGAAGTATGAGTTGATTTGTTCGTCGAAAAGTTTGGAGCGTATGGGCATGTCAACTTTGTGGAAGGGACACTTTTGAACATAATCCGAATACAACTCGTAAATATAACTCAACATCACATTCAAATGACCTTTCGAAGGTCCATTCAAATCACATATCATAAATATACACAGCCCTAcgaattattaattatagaattttgttaatagtataattattactgaGATCAGTACCTGTTAAGGTTTCCAGGCACTGTAGACGAAAATAATCCGAATCAATATTTGTTATTCctataacaattataacataacaattattacaataataagtaaaataatataataagtgtaaaagtataataaaaggGGGAATTAGGGTGAAGAACCTTTAGGAGAGGGAATGATTGAGTTGTTGTGGTTGTTGGAGCACAATTTGATGGAGATGGTTGACAAGCCGTGTAAAGTACTTGCTAATCGAATTATATCATTAGAATTCAAAGTATCGTTACCACTCAAACACTAAACCAAcattaaatcaatttattaattaataattgagtTAGATGGTGgaaatatgtgtaaaaaggtactttataataaattaaacacccgtgtttatttatcataaataGAGATAACATTGCTATTTATAGCATGGTATTCAGGAAACCAATGAGCTTGGTTCAACTGAATAAACTTACATAAACATACGTAAAATGTGTTCAAATCaacttaaaataatttatacacaataatattaacaaatttaataaacaaaataatgtaaatggaattatttatcattaatcAGTTGAATCAATTCCCCACTCAAACTTTCAAATTATAACCAAATCTACAAACTCAAAGTTGAGATTCATAGTAATATTTGAGATGATATGAGTTATTTAGCCTGTTAAAATGCGAATAATTTGGATTCGAATacaacaaaataatattataaaattacagataaatattttcaacacatttggtttataattttttaaataattttatgaaattaaaattattaaatttagcattttaatattctcAAAATCGTAAAAATATGCgaaaatttttactatCTGATGATACTCCTAAGTGATAAGATTCTTCTTTATGTTAACGctataattcatttttaataatcaGACTaacctaaaattaatatatttatgaaataaataatataataatcaaATGTGTATGAGAATTTATGGTGTCGTATCTATTccaataattattaattaaaattaatatttaataattgtattatattttttattaaaaattttcattgtctaacacataaaaattttttccaATTAATTTCACTTCTGTACATTTCCGTGTGTCTACAACTAACTCaataattgtattaataatattaccaTTTTTCTAATGTCTGCTGGATTAATTTGGGAGCGTTGTAGGCTTAATGATGAACTTAGTAAGCTCATAGCAGTCCCAAATTACAACACAAACTCATACAATCACAACTATTactgtaataatttacaatatgACGGCGTGAGGGACGAGGCGAGATGTGTTTTGGGAAGTACAAACTGTTTTCGGAATGATATTTACTCGTTACCACCTGGCGTGGATTCTAAAGTCACAAATCTCTACCCTCTGTTACACCAAATCTATGATGAAAGCCATGCGTTATCTGAGTACGATCTACAGAAATTAGCacacaatattttaaataataattaccCCCAAAATcaacttaattttacacagtaCCGTGACTctaatacacattatagAGATTCATATCCGCAGTATAGAGATAGCACGTGTTATCGTGAGTATTTGGATGGTATGGGCGGCTATAAAACGCCCACATCAGTGTTTAggaatatattaaatgaCTATAGACCTTATGATACTAATGGTGTGAGTGATCCCAGAGGCTCAAATTTTACCAGCTACACCAGGCCAACTAACCTTTTcaacactaatttaacaacCATTCAATCACAATCTGAGACTCCCGAGTATCTTAATCGTGTtgataatgtaaatttggATATTCCAGCGGCTATCCCAGTGGATACAATGGACGTTAATCCTAACACTATGGAAAATCTATCTGTggataaagttaataatatgttCAACACGCCAAATTATCTCAATTCCGTCAATTACACAGATAATCTACCATATCACAgaaataatgaatataGACCCTATGACCAGAGGACTAACGAGTATAGGGGGTATGACCAGAGAACTGACTATAGAGTGTATGATAAACCGGACTATGGGTATGAgatgtataatagtgtggAGAGAAGTGTGGATGAATTTAGGAAGGCGTTTCAGCCTGGGAACGAGTATAGAAATGAGTATACAACTGTGGAAACACCAATTGCAGATACCACAAGGGTAAATGAGAACTACAATGACGAATTTGTCTCGTCATTCCCCTTTGAAAAGAGCCTAAACAACTACTTTCACAATGACTACTACGATCATTTCCAGGGGTATAACAGAGATATGAGAATGGATGCGGGAGTGAATTTTAACCCGAATTCACCGCTAAAATCAATGATGAATGACGATTATCAGTACAACTATCACACATACGTCACGCCTCAAAGACCATTCtactaattttttacactcTACATTTctatacacatatttaatgtattattTAGTCATTATTTAAGAATATTTACGATTATTCAGGAGTAAGGGTAAATTCTGGGTGGAATGGTTGTTTTTtggaaaaaattttataaatgataaattctAGAAATTCCTGTGGAATCCAGCAATTTAATTGATCTTctattaaataatagaaaattaaatcaaattaattaatattctcgatagtaaaatgtaaaaattgaATGTCAATGCCCGACCCTACTgagtaatataattaatatatttttataatttaagaatgaatttttaaatattttaaataataatttggaaggtaattagaaatttttaaaagtatAGTCAAAATGGcattttcatttaaaacGTTGTTTAACCGTATAAGGAGGGGAAATGTACCTACTACAGGTTCTCCAGCAAAGGTATACACTTTAGGagtattaaattttcttttatttGGATTTGGTACCGCAATTAGCGGTATCACTAACGGCTGCACTGAGGATATCATCATCGGAATCATGCAGTTTATCATCCCTTTTCTAGGCTGGATTTGGTCTGTAATTTGGGGCTTCCTCATGATATCAGATAAGTTCAGGGAATCCAAATACCCAGGAGCTCACTCCACCCTGATCTACGATGAGGTTTAACACCGACTTGTACTATACCGCACCTAATTCTCTTTTCCACCAATACTtctaatttattactattttattctacacaattattttatacttttttaGAGTTATTTGTTTATGTTGGATTGGGGGATATTTTGGGGATTTTCTTGTATTTGGCCGTATAGTGCCACAGCTCATGCCACATCACTGTGATCCAAAtctttatatatttaatttttgtgtAGATTAATTTAAGCTTCATCCAGagattttatatttttaacgCCATTTTCCAGCTTTTTGCaattttctcaatttttaacacaaattttcaatttaGTACTTTTAATTTGGATTTTTCACTgaatttttatagttatttCCATATTTTCCTGTGATTTCAACATTTTTCAAATCATGTGTAATATAACCCCTTTTTGACCCTTTTAAACCCttttaaacataatttatcataattttaacgTAATTCATCACTTTTTAAACATATTTgaacataattttaacgaTTTCAAGATTATTTCAGGATATTTCAAGATTATTTCAGGATATTTCAAGATTATttaagataattttaacgaaatttaaaatttttaacgtttttgtaaaatatttattggctgaattttgattttaaaatgttagttTTCATTTCAAagtaatagtaaaatttgtaaaatgtCGTCTGGGTGTATTCGAATCTCCCAGCAAAACTACTACAGCACTCACAACGCCCTGGTCGCCAGCGTCGATGATCAGTCTGTACGCTTCGTTCTCCATGAACTCGAAGGCACCAGACATGGAGCGCTACGCATCTTTCCATTCTACGATATTcaagtatttttacaccACTCATTCTATTTTACtagttatactattttactagttatactattttactagttatactattttactagttatactattttactagttatactattttactaattatactattttactaattatactattttactaattatactattttactaattatactattttactaattatagtatttactcaattatatactttcATGGCTAAATTGTGTATTTTAGATGATAAAGCGATTATTGATAAAGAAGTTATCGTTGCCGATGAGTACAAGGGTGAAGGACTTGCGTATCCTTTACAAGGGCCAGGAATTACCAAATTATCGTACCATGGACTGTTACATTAATAACTCCAAACGCGACGATAAACTCTACTGGTGCCTCAAACAATCACCCCAAGGATCCGGAATACGACCCCTCGGTAATTCTTACCCCTATTTATAGttatactatagttaattagtatatatataattatatagtatacagtataaaaatgtgtaggaatGAAGATGAATATGAGAATGCAGGAGTTGTTTAACGAAGTTGCAATTTCAATGAAAAACAACATTAAACCCAAACTCACCCTCGATGGCACCGGTACATCTCATGGAGTTTACTCCtctttacacactattacGCATTCAGTGTTAAATAACTCTTTACACTAAACTCTATACTAgttactaataatttacgTAATATTAAATCGATTTGATAGGAGGTACATATGAGATTAGTAATTTGAGTGGGAAGTGTGTGGGTATATTTAAGCCTTGTGACGAGGAGGCGTTTACGCCGTATAACCCTCGGGGTTACACTGGGACTATGAACCAGCAGGGCTTCAGGCCAGGCGTACTCTCCGGCGAAGGCGCCACCAGAGAAGTGGCAGCCTATCTCTTAGACGCAAcctataaaaattttgcCAATGTCCCAACGACGATCATGGTGGAAATCGCACACCAGTCACTCAATAACTCAAACACCAATAACCTCACCAATAACTACCTCTCCTTCAACTCCAACGCCATCACCGATAATTCCATAGGTACAATCTATCCTATTTTTCCcctaattttactatagttatCTTGTACTATAGTTgagtattactatagttatcTTGTACTATAGTTATGTATTACTGTagttgtgtaaattgtgttaaaGGATAAAATCTGTGTTTTTAGGGAGGTTGGGGAGTTTTGGCGGTACTGGCTCCGTAAATGCATTAAAGTGGAAGATTGGGAGTTTGCAAGAGTTTGTGGTATCAAGGGGCACGAGTGGAAATTACAATTACAACTTCTTCAGCGTGGAAGACGTGCACAAAATCGCAATCCTAGACATCAGACTCCTCAACCTCGATCGCAACGACTGCAATATCCTAGTCACCAGCTCACAAACCACCAACAGCACCAGCACCGAAAATCCATACCCTAACACATACCCTAACTCACCATACCCTAACACATACCCTAACTCACCATACCCTAACGCATACGGTAATACATATGGTAATACATATGGTGAGCAAATTACACATGCTGTGGAGGGTACGCGTATGGCGTCTGAAACGCCTGCTAGAACTGGTAACATAGAGAATAAGAAAGATGAGAAATATAAATTGGTGCCGATTGATCACGGATTGATATTGCCTGACATAATTGACATTTGTGACTTGGACTGGGTGTGGTATCACTGGCCGCAGTGTAAGGTGCCCTTCAGTGCCCAGGAACTTGAGCTGATCTTCTCCTTCAACGTGGACAAAGACATTGAGCTGCTGCGGAagtatttacacattcgCGAGGAGTGCCTCAGGACCATCAAGGTGACGACAAAGTTCCTACAAATCGCCGCCTCAATGAATTTAAACCTCTTCCAAATCGCCACCATCATCGTCAGACATGACATCGACGTTCCCTCTGAACTCGAAATCATCATCACCAAAGCCATCGAACAAGTATTTTAACCTAGTTATCTGTAGTAGTCAGGGTAGTTATTCTAGTAGTTATGTGTAGTTGTGTGTAGTAGTTATGTGTAGTAGTTAGGGTAGTTATGGAGTATTTTAGGTATTTAGTactaaacccagacacgCCCTACACGGGCTCAAAAACACCCTTCCCCAGCCATAAACCACTACCAAACAACtgtgaaaaatattatagGCGTATAAGATGAGTGATAATACGAGTATAATAAGTAGGAACAGGTTGGGTAATATAATAGACTTGATGGAAAACACCATTAATCCCATCATCACCGGCGAACACACTGAACCCACTGTACAGCCTGTAGCACCAAATGACACTGAAGATGACTCGACTCACGCAGATTTGGACACTTCCGAACTACCCTCGTCAACTTTCTTCCACTATCCCTCACAAACCGATACTGATCACAGAGATACTGATAACACTGGTGATAACACTAACAGATATACTGATAACACGGGTGATAACAGAGGTGACAACAGTATGAGAGATGTTGACATGGATAAGATAAGAACAAAGAGTACGATAAGAAGAATAAGAAAGAGTACGGTGAGTAATAATACGTGGACGATTTCGGATTCGGGCGGGCATCCAATCCTGATCGAGTGGGATGaaaagtttaataatttattcttcaaGATTTTGGAGGAGATGCTCGTGGGAAACGTACAGAGGCTGCACCCAAATTGGAACACATACCCCTCCAACGGAAACCAACGGCACATTCACCAAAATACAACACTCCCCTTTAAAACCATTTGGTTCAactaatatatacaatcatttacaatattatagttataCAGTGTATATGACGTTTGGTTGTTTATTGTATGTTAGTTGGATTAGGCTGTTAATGTATTTTCCAGTGAATTCGCTGTGTAATTTAGGGTTTATACGTATACTAATGTGATTTTCACCGTCTTTTACTCGTTTTCTCAGGCTAGTAATGACATTTACAAGCTCGTCAAATAATTGATCGGATTCAGTGTCCACAGTGTGTTTAGGCCACTGATTGACAAAAGTGTTTAGTTTGAAGGATTGTACAAAAGTTGGCGTAAATGGATACATTATTGCGGTTAATTCTGTGAAATATTGATTAAAATGTTGAATATTCTGAGAATTCATTTGGAAACTGAGTCTTATTAGTGGTATGAGGAAGTCTGAGAAGATTTTAACGTATTcgtttaaatttgttacaCAGTTTGAAAAGTCAAATTTCGACAAATTCTCCTCcaatttaacacataaTTTAGCTAATCTACTACGAATTAGCTTTTCCACCACTGGATCTGAGTTACTTTCAGTAACACTATGACtactgttaacactgtCACGTGTGTTTTTCTGTTGGAACTTGAAGATTTGGTAATATTTGAAGAGaatattttgataattaaaagtattatttaacGGCTGTGTAAAGTCCGAAAAACTACAAATTGAACATAATCTTAACCTCACCATGTTCGATCGGATCATTTCATCAGTGTTACGAATGTCATCAGTGTTAGTAGATGTGAATAAATGAAGATCGAAAGAGTTTGTTTGTTCTGATTGTATTAAATCTTGTAGGATTAAAGTGTTTTGGTGTGATTTGGACATTTTCTTCCCGAACGGATCGGGCACCATTCCGTGCAAATATACTTCACTGAATAACTTATTTTCATCAATGTTAGAACAAATTAGTAACATTTTAACGATCCAATTCTCCAAAATATCATAACAcgtaaataaaatactgCGGGTCACAGGGGTATTTGTATGTGTAATCATGGGCCATAACGATGATGTAAACCATGTATCTAAAACTCTGGTCTCAACCGTGTTATCAGTATTAGTGAGGTTTGGCGTAATTCCCCACCAGGCATTCCTGGTAATGCACCAatctttaatattttttaacctaTTGTGGATCATAGATTTTCTACTCTCTGGGTACACTTTTATCATATCCAATACTTCTAACGCCTTGATAGATAAAGTTTTAGTTTCCAGCACATATTGTAACTGTGGTACTATACACACTTTAGCATTTCGGTCGTGGGTGTATTTGGGCATATCCACCGTAACATTCGTCATGGGTTTCAGTATGTCCTGAAGATTCCGTTTCATATTAGCCAAATTTGGACACTCGGAACTAGTGCCCAGGTTAATAATTTCTAGATCTGGATCGTGATAATCATTGTAACCATTGGCTAATAATATGCCCAGATTCATTTCCTTGACACTTTGGGACAAGCTGgtattaacattattcaTGCTTATGATGGGAACTTTCCTATTAATCTTTGGTAAATCTACAAATTTCCCCTTTAAACGTGTGAATATGTCATTTGGAACAGCTACTGATGTTGTAGCGAGGTAAAATTCTGGAATCTGTGTACACACTTTCAGATCAATCAGGTCACCATTTACAGCTTCAATTTCCAAATTCATAGAGTATAAACTAACATTTTCctgtgtataatatatgtcAGCTGAGGAAACTGGTGTAAACTTATCATTTGTGTGTATGGAAGGAGTTGGCCAGAGTTTCTCCTTAAGTAGGCCAAGTGACTGGAAATGATTTAATACTTTGTTGGCCAGTGATTCCACATCTTTATCAAGTGTAAAATGTCCGATTTCCCAGTCAATTCCAAGTCTCCTAATGTCATTTACATGCCTGTTTCTTATTTCTTTACACATCAAATTAGCCAATTCCAGCTTTTCTTGTGAGTTTCCCGAGTTTAAAGAGTTTCCAGAATTTGCCGAATCGTGTGAATTTGCCGAATTTCCAGAGTTAATTCTATTCCCCTGAGACTCAAAGATTTTTTGAAAAGACTGGCCCGCGTGATCGTTGGAAAAGTTAATACTAACTTTAAATccctttaattttaagtaatttttatacacatcGGAACATACAAGATTCAGTAAATTGCCAACGTGCAAATCACCAGTTACATTCGGTGGCGGTGTTATTATCCTCACCAACCCATTgttcacattattattacttagTTTACAGAGGGGATTTTGAGGTAAATTGAGGGGATTTGGTGATAAACTGAGCGAATTTAGGGGTgaatttaaagaatttatGGGTAAATTTGTGGAATCTTGAGGTTTGATGGAATCTTTTATGGTACAAAATTTTCTGTTTGTAAAGGTTAAATTGTGAAAAAAATGactaataaaattatatttaacacagTAAATACCAgatattatacataaaaatattatattcataCTAATTACATCCACTTTTCCACACATCTAACACGTGTATAACATTTACCTAGCAAAACTCTgtatattgtgtaaaaCTCTGCACATTGTATAACTCTgtatattatgtaaaaCTCTGTAGAATGTGTTAAATGAGTGGAAATTTGAAGTTGTGTATTTCTTTTCTTTTCCTGATGATTGAGCAGAGCACGGCGTTTTGGTGGTACATGTCCTTGAACAGATCCCTGAGCATGAGTATTTGTAGtctcatttttatcagGAGTTTCAGATTTGGGCCCACTGCGTTGTGTAGCAAACTATGTTCCTGGCACAGCGCTATGTAATCTGTAGGGGTATAGAAGTCTAACACCAGCTTATTCTTCAAGGCGCAATTGGGGTGAAATCTGTTCAAACAGCCTTTCCTAAAACATTTAATCGTTAGTCCTTCTCGTTCCAAACATAAACAACAGTGCCCTCTGGTCTCACTAGTTACCAAATTACCAACTTTATCCCGCAATTCCATCCTGCGTTGACAAGTGTTAAACTTGTTATTGTAAAGCGTATAGCAGACGATGTGATAGTACGAGGTGTGATTTGTGTGTTTGATGAGAATGTCGTCACTGTGATGA
This region includes:
- the MTQ2 gene encoding putative methylase, with the translated sequence MNNIVDYSVVYTEEYKKSVYIPSEDTFFFVDTLHKDFHNISTLNPVLILELGCGSGYISTYILNLFLTDVNKPGHIIPMCISTDINPLACLSTSQMIMSNKVNNYSECICMDLFNNLTNFKFDIILFNPPYVVGDLEGSIDMIDRAWNGGINGSETIVKFINSVSGYISAGGYVYLLLEKRNKINEILKLIEEKNFNCRILETRKVLGEELSIIKFSKSPI
- a CDS encoding putative integral membrane protein, which encodes MLNTLAKSRRRYLGPLCVGILAFPFLYEYSKELYWTLRLKKLNMDEIISDRFTWLHHSMIKDEIDRTLLKQAPTKLKDN
- a CDS encoding putative integral membrane protein, yielding MWKKLGYIFCLSSGFNFVLFQALFVHLKFGKLNVELEPERVPTASKACMAVGIIHLLVVILTILYIKGVVKFNPVHYFMRVLNMAGRHGPATGQNRYRRFNEAHFESDFPASPNLSDTTTPLLHTSTVFDTSNSGVFGNGTVLENGTAGGSVSRRVDSQAKIPIPPYVSVSRTQSSSTVLNHPESTPANSMSVNRTTDTESIQKKPSIELIDLN
- the trappc4 gene encoding Sybindin-like family protein; the encoded protein is MLSLFMINKHGCLIYYKCLSGNDTLNSNDIIRLASTLHGLSTISIKLCSNNHNNSIIPSPKGITNIDSDYFRLQCLETLTGTDLRLCIFMICDLNGPSKGHLNVMLSYIYELYSDYVQKCPFHKVDMPIRSKLFDEQINSYFKDFI
- a CDS encoding putative integral membrane protein, which gives rise to MAFSFKTLFNRIRRGNVPTTGSPAKVYTLGVLNFLLFGFGTAISGITNGCTEDIIIGIMQFIIPFLGWIWSVIWGFLMISDKFRESKYPGAHSTLIYDEV
- the PI4KG7 gene encoding Phosphatidylinositol 3- and 4-kinase family protein, encoding MSSGCIRISQQNYYSTHNALVASVDDQSVRFVLHELEGTRHGALRIFPFYDIQVFLHHSFYFTSYTILLMIKRLLIKKLSLPMSTRVKDLRILYKGQELPNYRTMDCYINNSKRDDKLYWCLKQSPQGSGIRPLGMKMNMRMQELFNEVAISMKNNIKPKLTLDGTGGTYEISNLSGKCVGIFKPCDEEAFTPYNPRGYTGTMNQQGFRPGVLSGEGATREVAAYLLDATYKNFANVPTTIMVEIAHQSLNNSNTNNLTNNYLSFNSNAITDNSIGRLGSFGGTGSVNALKWKIGSLQEFVVSRGTSGNYNYNFFSVEDVHKIAILDIRLLNLDRNDCNILVTSSQTTNSTSTENPYPNTYPNSPYPNTYPNSPYPNAYGNTYGNTYGEQITHAVEGTRMASETPARTGNIENKKDEKYKLVPIDHGLILPDIIDICDLDWVWYHWPQCKVPFSAQELELIFSFNVDKDIELLRKYLHIREECLRTIKVTTKFLQIAASMNLNLFQIATIIVRHDIDVPSELEIIITKAIEQAYKMSDNTSIISRNRLGNIIDLMENTINPIITGEHTEPTVQPVAPNDTEDDSTHADLDTSELPSSTFFHYPSQTDTDHRDTDNTGDNTNRYTDNTGDNRGDNSMRDVDMDKIRTKSTIRRIRKSTVSNNTWTISDSGGHPILIEWDEKFNNLFFKILEEMLVGNVQRLHPNWNTYPSNGNQRHIHQNTTLPFKTIWFN
- the valS gene encoding tRNA synthetases class I family protein (I; L; M and V) produces the protein MCGKVDVISMNIIFLCIISGIYCVKYNFISHFFHNLTFTNRKFCTIKDSIKPQDSTNLPINSLNSPLNSLSLSPNPLNLPQNPLCKLSNNNVNNGLVRIITPPPNVTGDLHVGNLLNLVCSDVYKNYLKLKGFKVSINFSNDHAGQSFQKIFESQGNRINSGNSANSHDSANSGNSLNSGNSQEKLELANLMCKEIRNRHVNDIRRLGIDWEIGHFTLDKDVESLANKVLNHFQSLGLLKEKLWPTPSIHTNDKFTPVSSADIYYTQENVSLYSMNLEIEAVNGDLIDLKVCTQIPEFYLATTSVAVPNDIFTRLKGKFVDLPKINRKVPIISMNNVNTSLSQSVKEMNLGILLANGYNDYHDPDLEIINLGTSSECPNLANMKRNLQDILKPMTNVTVDMPKYTHDRNAKVCIVPQLQYVLETKTLSIKALEVLDMIKVYPESRKSMIHNRLKNIKDWCITRNAWWGITPNLTNTDNTVETRVLDTWFTSSLWPMITHTNTPVTRSILFTCYDILENWIVKMLLICSNIDENKLFSEVYLHGMVPDPFGKKMSKSHQNTLILQDLIQSEQTNSFDLHLFTSTNTDDIRNTDEMIRSNMVRLRLCSICSFSDFTQPLNNTFNYQNILFKYYQIFKFQQKNTRDSVNSSHSVTESNSDPVVEKLIRSRLAKLCVKLEENLSKFDFSNCVTNLNEYVKIFSDFLIPLIRLSFQMNSQNIQHFNQYFTELTAIMYPFTPTFVQSFKLNTFVNQWPKHTVDTESDQLFDELVNVITSLRKRVKDGENHISIRINPKLHSEFTGKYINSLIQLTYNKQPNVIYTV